The Kryptolebias marmoratus isolate JLee-2015 linkage group LG21, ASM164957v2, whole genome shotgun sequence genome segment gTACCAAGAAGCACGTTGTTCGTTTGGTAAATGACCCCAGCAAATTCAGGGTTTTTACATCCGAGTCCGTCCTCAGGAATGGAGCAATTCTGAAGATTCTGGCGCCACCTCCTGTATCAGACTTTCAACTTGAAATtaggtcaaaataaataaataaaaatacctgcAAACTGTATAatgtagatagatagatagatagatagatagatagatagatagatagatagatagatagatagatagatagatagatagatagatagatagatagatagatagatagatagatagatagatagatagatagatagatagatagatagatagatagatagatagagtttattttaaaaatataaaaaagcaaatagcAGAACTACTCGGTTGCTTATATGTCTTGTAATTCAACATGTTTGATcaaatttattataattttaaaaatctatttttgtcaCAAACTACTCTCGTTTTAGTTTatattctgtaaaatgtttaataaatgcgACCTGAAATGTCAATCTAAGCGTCACAATACCTACCgaattgctttttattttttacagctttgttaATTCATTTTACCCATTTTATTACTAATTCTTACTTATGACTCAAGAAACCTTTGATCAGTAAAAAAAGACAGgataaacagaaatactgtactGTACCGAAAGATTGAAAGACAACTATTTTTACAATAAGAGTAAATATTAGCTTTTTTAGGGtcaaaaatactaataaatattaaaatgacgGTACCTTGAATGAAAGCTGGTAAAGGACGTGCTTAGAAAGGAATTTTCATGTAATTAGGTCAAGATAActtatttatcttgttttctccaggcgggtgacatgcatttcttcaaggaataccagacttttcttttttttttgtattttgaaaaaaaaaaataaaaaagttaaaaatgacctaaagttctttttttcatgaGTAACTTTTTCTACAACAAAAAGTGCTGactgtttaaactaaaatgaaacacTTTCATTTATGTGTATGTTATCATAAAATTCTTTATTCAAGTTAATATTTTAATCTTACATTTTGACGTCCTTACttctctttaaaataataatgtgtttCAGTGAATGCTTCATAAGTTTGTAAAAAAggatacaacaaaaaaaaattaaaaaccaatgTAGCAgaagagaagacaaaaagaggattaaatggtttttaaccctaaatttacacaaaaatggaaTGTCAGTATATAAACAATCTACATTTTGAAGCATTTAGGCAGATGTTCGGGGGCTTAatgcaagaacaaaaacaaatatgtgacACAAACAGCATGTTCTTTTACCACAGTGAAACatattacaagaaaaaacaacacacaaacccTGTGAAAACTCAGACCACAGAAAGTGAGGAATAAAAAACAGCTCCTACACGAGTCCATTTTTACATATCTGCTCATCTGAAACAACCTGTAGCATAAAAcagctcatttatttttacatgatcaaacaataaaatgcatcatttcACATTCAGATTATGCAGCTCTGTAgttctgttgcattttttgaAGAATTCCATGTTGAAGGAATAAACCATCTGGAATATTTTCATTCCTAAGAAAGAAATTATTCCTGAAAGTCCGTATTGCACTTttaataccccccccccctcccccccttcttTAAGTGGGGAGCCCACCAGGGTCAGCGATTCTGCTCTTTGGCCATAATTCAAACCCGAGTCTGTCAGACGCTCGCAGCCAGCGCTTCATTTTGACTTTCTGAGGACCGGGAAAGTGATATCCCACCTGGGGGTCTGCTCTCAGGGCGATACAGTAAACCTCTTGTCGATTTCACGGCTATCATCATCATATTCATTGCACTGGCCCTGCAGTACAGTGTTACAGAGAGCGAGGGACACTTTAACACACAGTATTGCACAACCCTGAGTATCCACAGCTGCGAACTCTGACATAGTTTcactgcagcacacacacacacacacacacacacattagtctgtcttgtttgttaaATGCGTGATCAGACCATTGCAGTCTCAGTGCATCTGATGTCTGAAGTGTGCCCGATCAGAAGCTTGTTCGACCAAATGACAAAAGCTACTTaaagctgcagaataaaagGTTTCTTAAAGTTAAAGGCTGCGTCTGCTGGCAGGAAGTTGAAATAAACAACGCTGAGGAGCCGTAGATCATCCTTTAACggacagaaaaataagagcTGTAACATGCGGGAAAGTCTCAGCTGAACATTCTCCCTAAATTCAGCCAAAAGTCAAATCATTTACTATTTTTAAACTATGTAATTTAGATTGGTTTCCCCAGTGAGAGCTCCTTGAAATGGGTCCAAAATCAGTCCACGTTTATTAAATCCAACCAGGATATTTGAGTCATTTCAGTGGAAGTTGATTGACCAGAaccagagataaaaaaaagaaagaactgatGTTCTTGACTTATTGCAATCAATTATTCAATACAACGAGGGTAAAAAGCACCATTGTGCCGCTCTAAAATGGTCTTTGATGACAACAAATCTCTCTTTTTAGTACACTCTGAACAGTCCGTTCACATTCCTAAAGGGTCAAATACTGCTGTACTGTTAAAAGGATAATTTAATTTGcttggttaatttttttttttcttcttacttaGATGGGGTTTTGTGATACAGTTTTGAGctgtcagtatcttacctgcagtaaacagcaaacagaatgagctcagtttggagactaATGAAGAAATTGTCATGAAGGAGTCAAGCTAGCAGCTATTCAAAGCAGGAATTAGAGGTGGGCAGTGACTTTTGAGTAGCCAAAGTCTACTTAAATATTCAAATACTGAGTCTAGTTAAatgctcggtggtcagtgctgcggtcttgcaatcctgaggctgcgggttcgagcccaggttgcggcaggaagggcatctggcgtaaaagAATTGTTAAATCTTTCGTGTGAAAGAACAAGAGGAAgaagtctagttaaaatgggcaaatttgaggattaatttctttttaacactggcaacaacttttttttctctcagtttgttttgttgcttttatgaaCCTTATTTGTGGTAGGTTTTTCCTAATTATCCTTGTTGCACGgtggggcagtggttagagctgtcacctcacagcaggaaggccACAGGTCACGCCCCAGTTGGgccctttttgtgtggagtttgcatgttctcgcTGTGCTCACCTGGGTTTTTCTCCAGGaactcctgtttcctcccacagaccaaaaacaagcatgttaggttaactggtaactaaattgtctctaggtgtgaggaTGTCgataaaatgaactaaatgttATGCCTTTGGGAGTAAAACCAGGCTGCCTCGACCTGCAGATTTACAACAGAGAGTCAGTTGTGGACCAGAATAGCAGAACATTCGCTAACAATTACGTCCTTTGGCTTTGGTAGATTATTTCCGGGTTGATGAATTTCGGAAGCTATGAAATGGCTGTAAATACAAGAAACGATGCGCTGTCAGGCCGAAATTTACTGCGGTTTGTATGTAATGTTTTGCACGAACAAAAGATGcactttgtttccattttttgcCCAATcgaagatggtcgccacagtcAATCAACCCTACCACAAAAAGGTTTATAactcagatattgagctaaaatttcgTGTGGAAGTAGCGGAGTCATGCCCAACTCCGAGTGCTAACAAATTTcacaaaatctttctttaaaattttggctTCAAGGAACGCTACTTTCTTTCTTATTTACCTAATTTTACAtggcaaaaagaagaaatgcaacAATGAATGTTCCCTTTAAAAACccctgtttaaataaatcattcaaaagTGCACATAAGTAAAATCACTACCtatcaaataaacagaaacattgaAGAGAATCAAAATTTCTTATTGGATTGATTATCAAACTGATCAAAACGTGAAAACAAATTGCATCTCAGATACTTAATGTcttaaaatactgaaatatgttttgtttttaatggtttttgtCTCATAACACACTTCCTCGTTTTGAGTTAAAGAGTTTTAAATTCAGTGggaaattgatttatttttgtttagctttCCAATAGGTTTGTATGAATAATTGAGCTATAAATATCGCACtgattattgtttatttgtatttctttggTTACGactgaaggaaggaaggaagctTTTCTGCTTGATTCTAATTAGAATATTTAAGTCCAGTGATTTTCTGAAGCACCTCTGAAACATCAGCTCCAGTCTGAGGTCTTCTGAGGAGAGATGGTCCTTTTTCCTCATgagtaaagtttttatttttctaataactAAATATCTTTTCTCTTTGCAGAATCAACAAAGAGCTCCCAAACACGTCCTGCTGGGCTACAGGTTCTGGTCCAGCCAGCGGATGTAGCTGTTCTCGCTCCTCTGCCCGACGCTCGACCTAATTGGCAGGTTTGCGAACACCATGCAGCCGTGGAAACCGTCCTCATGGTGGTCACTGGTCACATCGACGCCAGCGTCCCAGAGGCGCCTGGCGTACATCAACCCGTCGTCCCTCAGGACGTCGAATTCGCATGTCATCACGTACGCTTTGGGCGTCTTACCCAGAACCTCCTGCTCTGCCAGCAGCGGCGCTGCCCTCACGTCCATCAGCCCCGGCACCTCGCTCACCACGCCAGGCCGGCCTTTTTCTTGAACAACCGGCCTGAAATGCTTCCTGCGCTCGGCCGGCAGCATGGCGGTCCAGTTCAGCTTGGAGCGGGTCGTAGGGCTGATGTTCGGCTGGTCCAGTGAGCTGTGGTTGTTGGCCAGCAGGACGGGCTCCAGCGAGGAGTCGGCGCCCAGATACTGAAGCCAGTAGCGAGCCATGTAGGGCCTGTAGAGGATGGGCAcgtcctggttctgctggtagGACGGGGTGTGGAAGTCGAGCGCCTGCAGCACCGGGTAGATCAACGCCTGCACCTTAAACTTTACTGTCATGGAGTCGTCTGAGCCGAGCTGTGGACACAATCCAGTGTTAAATGAAAGCTTATTTTTTACGTGATCACATTGTATTCAAAGTGATTTCAACACATGCTCTAAGGTTCTGTGCTAAAGTCCCGATCCAGCCCTCTGTTCTTTAGATCGCACTTCCAAGTTTACAGACggttttgtaatcttttaaccCTCCTGCTGTCAACATGACCCACAAggcctcagttttaaaacatggCCAGCAGGAGGGTTGGTTTGGAGCAACAGTTCTCGacgctttctgaaggtcttcgAAAGTTCTCCGAAAGAtgaccattttcagaggaatgtctgtttctttgttaggccattgacctctgacctttgaatctttcagacattaaaacgctcctaaactcaagagaTGAACCAGTGCTGTGTCAACAGATAATAAACTTATTTaatctggcaaaaaaaacaaatttaaattttttttttagaccctTTGTTACCAGCAGTCTGTCACAAATACACAATTTGTTGCCATTTACTTCATTTAACCTTGAAAAACTCCAAAGATAACACAATTTCACACATAAAATAGCCTTTTAGCGCCAAGAAGGGGATTCCCAAAGAGggattagctgaaaacttgttaTACAGTAAATGATCAATTGAAGAGTGACGCCTCTTTCAGGTTTTTGCTAACCCCCCCCACCCAAATTTCTTAAAGAAGTGACAGTCAGATACTGTTCCAATGCTGTTTTTAGACCCgactcttcttcttttgtcctctaCATGTCTACATTCCTCATTTCTACATCCCTCTGTTAAGGTCTAGTATTCTTTGATCCCTtgaaaagattacaagaaaggtCTGGTTGGTTATAAGAAGTATGAAAAATGAGTAGTAGATTGGGACTTTATGTATTACTGTGCTGTGGATTTTTAAGCTGCAACTGTAGACACCGTAAACACAAAACTCAAAAGACTTGTTTATATTTGCAGAGGAAAAACCTCTCCCAGCAGTTTGATGGATGCATTATAGTACAAACTTGGTATCACCCACACAAATCTTTATTTACCAGCACATAGGAGAAACTGATTGAAACCCCGCCCCACTCTAAAAGAAATACGCAGAACTGAATGAAGCTTATTTTGGTTCGTGTACCTGCTGAGCCACGGCAGCAGCCAGGTTCCCTCCGGCGCTGTCTCCTGACACGCAAACTCTCTCCGGATCGATGCGGTATCGCTGCAAAACCTCAGCAGACAGGAAGGCCCGCGAGGCTGCCAAAGCATCGTGGTACTGATCTGGAAACACCGCCTCAGGAGCGAGACGATAACTACGGCAACAGGGCATGGCAGTATTAACAGAGCAAACTATTTTTTATCGTTATCTGATGTCTTCCAAGCATTTCGTGTTTATACTTAGGTTTCTTGGCAGAAATCGTCTTTATCACTCTGTTCACAAACATCTCACACACATCTCACTGCCCTGATTAATTAATCTGTGTCCAAAACATCTGAAGGAACTCCTTGTTTGTCAAACTGCTGTTTCCAAGGTCACAAATGCAGCAT includes the following:
- the LOC108234740 gene encoding neutral cholesterol ester hydrolase 1, translating into MRLRVAGAVLLAAAAYYVYLPLPSGVSEPWKLMLLDALFRSFMQASDVVHMLGFCHSIHMLNQVVSWVEEIEARSCPAVHVTDSALGGVPTRIFQPKGGKKLKRGVIYFHGGGWALASGKMRSYDLLCRKMAEDLDAVIMSVDYRLAPEAVFPDQYHDALAASRAFLSAEVLQRYRIDPERVCVSGDSAGGNLAAAVAQQLGSDDSMTVKFKVQALIYPVLQALDFHTPSYQQNQDVPILYRPYMARYWLQYLGADSSLEPVLLANNHSSLDQPNISPTTRSKLNWTAMLPAERRKHFRPVVQEKGRPGVVSEVPGLMDVRAAPLLAEQEVLGKTPKAYVMTCEFDVLRDDGLMYARRLWDAGVDVTSDHHEDGFHGCMVFANLPIRSSVGQRSENSYIRWLDQNL